In Spea bombifrons isolate aSpeBom1 chromosome 12, aSpeBom1.2.pri, whole genome shotgun sequence, the following proteins share a genomic window:
- the NOL9 gene encoding polynucleotide 5'-hydroxyl-kinase NOL9, with translation MKHRPQCAWPGASSRNRPAKNGSVRARRTLAERCKAATEVENCPQRPSTSEGDEQSRESPAILVEDGICATVLAPGQKLTFNGKCSLTCLYGSVQVLGYVIHRSQAAYELFSPNTHSPLTIEGLLNKKSSKTRKEIRMEARSMLRGYLSLDCRRAVMKNFKSTSSIILLERIEDAATNYIRSHPDYATIFSTKLKEKRSPSFDSKVLSSVGIEDRDVNSGIRMPDEYVSAVQQLVRACVEEDSGCPIILVCGPKNVGKSTFNRCLINQLLNHISCVGYLECDLGQTEFTPPGCVALMHVTKPVLGPPFTHQRDPHKMVYFGETSCEQDMERFIESVKYVIVSHKREHPLIVNTMGWVKGSGLLLLIDLIRLMSPSHIVQINAKGINDMEPLTLSYVENAPGFLTKSSYRAQSRDLGIEISEDEEPDYADGLYYKSVGHSLIPLETDFSGAGEAGNVRCHSGILRDLAMLGYVSKLQQFDPEQVIPLNSMLPYEVPFNAVALRVIHSDVAPSHIMYSVNASWVGLCRMLDDINSVNDGPVILTQTPICDCLGFGIVRGINMERKVYHILTPVPPETLRTVNCLLIGNISIPHSILKNQPGIKGEIPYVTSDYDFTIYGAGKMKKNKQLKRREHQ, from the exons ATGAAGCATAGGCCACAGTGTGCGTGGCCCGGAGCCTCCTCCAGGAACCGGCCGGCGAAGAACGGGTCGGTACGGGCCCGTCGTACCTTGGCTGAGCGCTGCAAAGCGGCTACCGAGGTCGAAAACTGCCCGCAGAGGCCTAGCACATCCGAAGGCGATGAGCAGAGCCGGGAATCGCCGGCCATACTGGTAGAGGATGGCATCTGTGCGACTGTCCTGGCCCCTGGGCAG AAACTTACTTTCAACGGCAAGTGCAGTTTGACGTGTCTGTACGGCAGTGTGCAGGTACTGGGCTACGTCATCCACCGGAGCCAGGCTGCCTACGAGCTGTTCTCTCCGAACACACATTCACCGCTGACCATCGAAGGACTCCTGAACAAGAAGTCATCCAAGACGCGAAAAGAGATCCGCATGGAGGCCAGATCAATGCTGCGAGGATATCTGTCTCTGG ATTGTAGACGGGCTGTGATGAAAAACTTTAAGTCCACGTCTTCCATTATTCTGCTGGAACGTATAGAAGATGCAGCAACAAATTATATCCGCAGTCACCCAGATTACGCCACTATATTCTCTACAAAATTG aaaGAAAAACGTTCACCGTCGTTTGACAGCAAGGTTCTAAGTTCCGTGGGAATTGAAGATCGTGATGTAAATAGCGGCATCAGAATGCCCGACGAGTATGTGTCGGCAGTGCAGCAGTTAGTTCGCGCGTGTGTAG AAGAAGATAGTGGCTGCCCTATCATTCTTGTTTGCGGTCCAAAAAATGTTGGGAAATCAACTTTCAATAGATGTCTAATCAACCAATTATTAAacca CATATCATGCGTTGGCTACCTTGAGTGTGACTTGGGGCAAACCGAATTCACTCCTCCGGGATGTGTGGCCTTGATGCATGTTACAAAACCAGTTCTCG GTCCACCCTTCACTCACCAACGGGACCCGCATAAAATGGTTTACTTTGGGGAAACCAGCTGCGAACAAGATATGGAGCGGTTTATCGAATCGGTGAAATATGTCATCGTGTCTCATAAAAGAGAACATCCTCTGATTGTCAACACGATGGGATGGGTAAAAG gatCCGGGCTGCTGCTTCTAATCGATTTGATTCGTCTTATGTCCCCGAGTCACATTGTTCAAATCAACGCTAAGGGTATTAATGACATGGAGCCCCTGACGCTGAGCTACGTTGAAAACGCCCCTGGCTTCCTTACCAAAAGTAGCTATCGAGCCCAAAGCAGAGACTTGGGAATAGAGATTTCTGAAGACGAAGAACCAGACTATGCAGATGGCCTTTATTATAAGTCTGTGGGACATTCTCTCATTCCCCTCGAGACTGATTTCAGTGGAGCAGGAGAGGCCGGAAATGT GCGATGCCATAGTGGAATCTTGCGCGATCTCGCGATGCTGGGCTATGTCAGCAAGTTGCAGCAGTTTGACCCTGAACAGGTTATTCCATTAAACAGTATGCTGCCCTATGAG GTGCCGTTTAACGCGGTCGCATTGCGTGTCATTCATTCAGATGTTGCCCCTTCGCACATCATGTACTCGGTCAACGCCAGCTGGGTCGGGCTCTGCCGGATGCTAGATGATATTAACAGCGTGAACGATGGCCCTGTGATATTAACTCAGACGCCAATCTGTGACTGCTTGGGATTTG GAATTGTTCGGGGGATTAACATGGAGAGAAAAGTATACCACATCCTAACGCCAGTTCCGCCCGAGACCCTACGAACGGTAAACTGTCTGCTGATTGGAAACATTTCCATTCCTCATTCCATCTTGAAGAACCAG CCTGGAATTAAAGGGGAAATTCCATATGTAACTTCAGACTATGACTTTACCATTTATGGAGCCggcaaaatgaagaaaaacaagCAGTTAAAGAGACGGGAACACCAATAA